The DNA segment ACTAAGAAGTCAACTTGGAAGGAATCATAGTTATCCcgtaccattgtaaactcgtaccacTTTACAAAAACTCGTACCAATGCAAACTCGTACCACtgctaactcgtaccaacttatttatttaaatgcagAAGTTTCGAATACtatcaaaaacatttgaaaaattcttATTGGAACAATACCAAGCAACATTGCTTTTGGCAGATTTACAGAGAAACAAAACCTGCGGGAGGATGATACAGGCTGTATCTATCTACCGAATGGTGAAATGGCATTTTCTATACCAAAGGCGGTTAACAGTAATAGCTGTACCAAAGGCGGTTAACAGTAATAGCTGTACCAAAAGCGGTTAACAGTAATAGCTGCAAGCTTTTGAATATCGAATGTATATACTCCATACATCGGATGGAGTTGGTATATCGCTTCAAGTGAGGAAAATTTATGAACTCCAATATTGGAACCGTCTCTATTGATTCGGGTACCGAATGACCGATGTTGTTAAATTTAAGGTCAATGTCTTGAAATGAGGCAGAAGAAGCTGTATCTGTGGattctttaatttctttaaaaaaagtctaCTTCCAAATTGTACAGAAATGTTGTAAATATGATGGTGGTATGAACGATTTGAACGTAAAATGTACTGTGCCCGGATTTAAACCATTAGCTTCAGAGCGAATACAGGACCTGTTTTCTTAAGTAACATTTAACTTCGAGGAAACAAGTCTCTAGACtctacaaatatttgtttaatgttaCATCAAAGCTGAAGTTTATCTTATCATTCACTTTTATTGAAACAAAGACAACTTTCCTTGTACAATGAGTGTTATAAAACGTTGAAAGTTGATACACAGTAGATGTTTAAATTGCTGACATGCTGTAAGTGAACACTGTGAAGCTGCATACCATAAACATAATTCCCTTTCATAGTAACTAGATAAATTTGAAGTAGGTAAAGATCGTATGCGATACGATTTTTGctgaatttgataaatatacagaaatcaaaattgtgaaaataaattaaatatgaattatttctaaaataaaatgtcacaCTAATTTAAAGTATACTCATGTAAAGACATTTCAACTATTTTACAAAAGTGTGTTTGAATCTTTTGAAACAATACAGTTAATGTCACAAAAGAATAtgtacagatttttttataacactttTGAATTCATTAGGCAAAACATAACttgtatttaaatgtttgacAATCATTACCCTGTGATCAAAACCGTATTGTTTGCCTATTACTAATGCATAAACAGTTGTCCCCTAGGTATATATTTGTGATGTTAAGTTATAAGTTTCCAAAGATCTACTTCTGCTAAATGGATAAAATACATATctgttaaaaaaagtaattctGAGAATATATTTAGATGGCATTTGTATTTTGAGCATATATAAATACAGGTTGTCCTGGCTGCTGTTGTATATATCTGCCCTAATTCAGGAGCCTGTTTTTCCGTGATTGTCATTTGTTGGAGTGGTTCATAAAGTGtttctcaatttttaatgtAGATTAGATGGTTGGCTTTcctgttttaattgttttcgacttatcATGAAGGGTCcttaatagcttgctgtttggcatgagcaaaaagacaacaaatacTGCTGtaaatatttggtatttttattaaaattaaccttttaacaaaaaatctgaatcaacaattaatacaaaacaacaaaataacttCTCTAAGATAATCATGTTTACTGTACTTTAAACTGTAAATTCATCATAATTCATGAGGCCccatttgttacatatttgcaaataatttgtaaaaattcaTGATGTGTAATCCTGTCTAGTCTAACTGCTGTCTGTGTAAAAGAGTAATATTGACTGCCAAAAACTAAGCCGCTCTtgtaagaaaagaaaattagaAAACATATTGATCTTGATAATTTTTGAAGGTTTGacaataatttcaaattctcAAATAAATTCTACtaactgaatttaaatgttgatgACGACCATTATGAAATGTATGATCAAGTATTGTATGATCACTGTCTCATTGAGCCACAAATTTTGCAGGCTCAGATCaacaaatcatatatttttgcaccatattatttgaataatcattatttttaagAACAATTGCTTCTTTCAAAGATGATATTAGATTAAAGGGACACCTTACACAGAACTGTTGTCTATTAAATACCACAGGAGTTCAGGTTTACAACCAGATATAATACCCTATCATTCCTACAGTATACAGACATATAGGTTTATAAAATATCAGCATAAAGCGACTAGATTTACACATAGAAGCATTACTTgtgaataaatacaaaatgtacaagcaAAACATTcccattttagaaaaaaatacatggttGTGAAAAGGATCTAGCATTTTCATGGAGACCAAAATTCatcaaaacaaacacaaatagtgAAATATTCACATGAAAATCTTTGTTCtgaaaaaagtacaatatatcaaccagaaattaatgtataaTATCAAAGTTTGAAAACACATTATAAGAGTATAATAAGACCTAtcaaaaagatagaaaaaatattgcaactcAACCCTATGAGCACCAGATAAATTCTAAAAACAAGACACCAAAATTCTAagatttaatacatttttatcatTAAGTTTTAGATGGGGCAGGAGGAAGGCATATGTGCATGAAACAGATTAGCAGAAGAACACCTgaagttaaaatttgaaaaagtcaTTTTGTGAACTTTGAGTACCTATTTGTATCTTAGAAACAGTATGAAACCTTCTGAACATACACTCACAACATAGATGTGTTGCCTTTTAGTTTGAGGAGGGGTTATTATAAGAGTTTTACTAGTTAATCTTTTCCCATCATTTTGATCAAAATTTTCACTCTAGACTCCAATCCTTGACCTCACAAACAAAAGAGGTCTTATTCTGTGGATTGGAGGAATAGAGGAATGAGGCTATAATGATTACATAACCTAACATGTTACATCTTcagtttataaaaatacatttgaaaaaagatttttaatattgtttaccTTGGACTATTAAACCAGTGTAGTCTAAGTCTTTACTTGttaaaagaaagattttatcTAATAACTACTATTCCTAAACCAGGTTTTCAGACATTAAGAAACTATTGAACACAACACCATATAACTAAAATTACACAAGAAATAATCTCCAAATCTACcgtttttgttcaattttacaTTGTACAACAATTCTACATTTAACAGTAATCGTCTATAATAAACTGCCAAGAACATCTATTATGTTTACCAAACTATATGTGATGATATATTGCATTGTTATAATGCCCcacattttacatgtttatatcaatgaaaaaacaTTATAGATAATACCAGTCTGTTGACAATGTTATAAATTGCAATTTAACAACTTCAAAAATGATAATACATTATTCTAACCTTATAATAAACTAACcgttaaaaattatatttgagatttttcaattatatttattatgttccTATCATCTACATAAGGCAGTTGGAAACAAATAACCATTGATTTAAGATAATTgcagatatattttgtttctaacAAAGCATATACAAATAATTGACCTTATAATTacttcatttttaaaacaaacaaacaaacaaacaccacAAAAGTAATTGAGATTGATTGTTGTTATTAATGCCACATTCAGATTACTTATCTATTTTATAAAGGCCTGGTTTGACTAGTAGGGGAAGCCAGTGCACACTGAGAGAACTACTGACTTTGGCTTGATTTGTTTCTTTAggtattgaattttattttgttttggtttgattgatttatttatgactattgaacagcagtaaactacttttgcctttgTTTGGACAGAAAGGTGGTTAGAAATTGTTCAttcctatatatttattttttaggtaGCTAgttgtactgtggattcatttattttcttggataccaattttcttggattgAGGAAAAGTTGGAAAACTGACACTTTGgtggatatttatttttgtggtttggctaaaatctgcatacaagccaATGGAAAATATACTATTCATTGAACATTCAAATTTGTGGTAAACCTGTACCCAggaaatcaaagaaaattgacATCCAACGAATATTCATGAACCACAGTAACATTGGAAATTCTACAACATTCCCTTATTTAtaaactttgtatatatatatcaatgatgaCACTACCACTATGGAcatatctccttatttctatattatgtCCTATTCATATTTGGTTTATCACATACCTTCACAACCAGTAAGTCTTAATAAACCTGAGttgtaaacaaatgtaaatacattaaacacatgcaaattattcattatatacattaaaattagCACTAATTTTTGTTTCAAGACAAAAGCTCCCAACTTCTAGCTATGACCTTTAAGAAATTTCATTGATTGCAATAAAAGCAGAATAAATGAAAGCATAGACTGgaatgatttatataatatattcgACTAGAATTCAcgttcaatttaatttttggaatgtaattaaaaacaaagtcATTGTATTAAAGTTACCAAAAACTcctttcatttaaaagataGAGCATCAGATGATTTAACTTAAACATTTTCACCTTCACATACAATTCTCCAATATACTGTggacaaatgaaaatcaaattgagAACCCTTCATCTCTCCTCTTTCTGATGTGCCCTCTTTATTGCTTCTTGCTGTAGCGTTTCATTGTAAGGTTTTATCATCCAAAGCATGCTCCTTTTTATGAACAATATTTGTGAATCAAActtgtgatataattttttttaaatttggaggTTAACCCTTATCATCTTTCTTTGTACCTTGAATAGTAAATATGTCTACAGCACAAACATTTATGTTATTTTCCCATTAAAACAGCATTACAAATATTGAAGATGATAAAAGAAATGGCCTTGCCTCCATGTACATATGATTTTGCTGTTGACTGACATTTGCTAATTGTTCACTGTAAAACAATAGTATAGTATGACACTATTGACTTATTGTACCATATATTAATTTAATGTTCTATAAATTCCTACTGAATTACTGCTATATGACTCTATTCAGAAAATGATACATTTTACCCCTCCCCCCTTTTGTCAGTAATAATAGTATGTGTAGACAAAAACACACTGACAGTTTATACTTCAACCTTTGAGACAGTTTAATAATCTAACCTCTgccatttataaattattatacaaaaataGATTTCTTTATCTAAGTTTATCACAACAAATGATTTAATATACTTATCAccttttatataaagaaaaatctgTTAAGACTAATATCCCTTTCCCTTAAACAGATTCCTAAATGATAGGTTAGTATCACCGATTAGGTTGTTTATCAAAAGAAGCtgattttttgtctttaaagTTAACAACCAGGACAGAAATATTGTCAAGCGATCCCCTGTAGTAGGCCTGAAGGACTAAACTCTTGGCGCCATAGTGAGGCTCATGTAATCGTTCACTGATGTAATCAACAGCTTCCTGATTGGAGAAAACATCCCACAATCCATCGGTTGCTAAGATCATAAATGGAGGCTGAAGGTCACTAAtgttaaaagtcaaaatatctGGATTAGCTATCACAaggtttttatcttttaatggGTAGTCTCCTAAGGCTCTGGACATTGCAAGTATACCAGCTACTCTCCAGACTCCATTGAAACTAATAAACCCTCCAGCATTCCTGATTCTTTGTCTTTCCTGTACCTGTAGAACAAATAAGAGAACATAGAATTAAATGTGTTAGTAAAACATTAATTCTCTTCATTGAAAGATATTCAAATGTTCCTGAAAATCGTTCAAATAATCATCTGTAACATACATTTGACCCCTATGCCAGAAACAAAGTAATATTAATCAATTctgtgaatttaaaaaaaagataattcagACATTAAATTACCCTCCTTGTAccaataaattattatttgtactCCTAAGAGTGAAGTAAATGAAGTAATGCCCATTTAGACACACTAGAcagtaatatttcaataaaGCAAAAACAGTTTCTGGATTATTTCATTGCTTGGAGACTAGAGAACTaatacaaagattttaattACCAAATGTGGTTTATGATCAAATGATACTGGCACAGCTTGTCCTGCTTTGTCACACAGTACACCCCTTGAGTCGCCAACGTTAGCTACTGTTAATGTTCCATCTTGTACCAATGCTAAAACAGCCGTTGTTCCTATAAAATATTaggttttaaagaaatttatagaATCTTTTAATGTCAAAGATTTTATTCCTGGAATTTAATTTACCAGAATTTTTCTCATGGGtttctaaaattataaaatatatgcttTAATCAAGATCTGTTTCTTTCTTTTGACAAATATACTTTCTTGATTTAACAGAATCCTTTTCAGAATTGACTTTAGTCATCATGGTCATCAACAAGTCATGTACAGAAAATGTACTTTGAATAAACCAGTGAGGAGAGACTAAGAGTTTGTGTGCATTTACAGCACTCCAATATACTTACTCAGTTTTTGTTGTAAGTATATATGATGCTTATTATTAGGGTTCTTCATGTCAGAGTGTAAAAATTTCAGCATTTGGTGTCAGTGGATATGCTAGTTGTTAGTCCCTAAT comes from the Mytilus trossulus isolate FHL-02 chromosome 3, PNRI_Mtr1.1.1.hap1, whole genome shotgun sequence genome and includes:
- the LOC134712702 gene encoding protein phosphatase 1L-like isoform X3, which codes for MEDRFNIVYDLEHTKSSIYGIFDGHGGEFAADFVEKTLIKKMMIRLLKSSLDHSQVNISQMIMQEMLDVDDQLLKVTRSNMDISGTTAVLALVQDGTLTVANVGDSRGVLCDKAGQAVPVSFDHKPHLVQERQRIRNAGGFISFNGVWRVAGILAMSRALGDYPLKDKNLVIANPDILTFNISDLQPPFMILATDGLWDVFSNQEAVDYISERLHEPHYGAKSLVLQAYYRGSLDNISVLVVNFKDKKSASFDKQPNR